A genomic segment from Petrotoga sp. 9PWA.NaAc.5.4 encodes:
- a CDS encoding lipopolysaccharide biosynthesis protein has translation MSKEREFIKSFFQFSIGQWIAALISFVTTPITTWLIIPEEFGKASMFTLAFNLFLNISLLGTDQSFVRMFYEKKEEDRRNLLWDSLMPSLSVGLIVFVIIGLFWKELSFVLFEDSNHFLSIFLLGLTILIAIIERFATLVVRMKQRGIAFSALRVVNGASNAAFTILYVLLVSRTFYAIIVGLFLSHIVSATLAIFLERDLWFGKFKVNFDSVKEIIKYGLPFVPTFLIIWIFQSFDKLALRNYATFTEIGLYSAAFKVVSVMSLIQVGFSNFWTPVSYESYENNPESTSLFEKVSLFISAAMFVVGMLIIVFKDVIFLLLESSYRQAAGISAFLLLIPIMNTTSQVTGVGIGFKKKTYWHMIISAVPTVANVIGNTLLVPQYGAKGAAFTTGLSYILYFCMRTFISKNLYPVNYHLGKFFIATVVFVIVAFINTFIGNLVWQVLSAVVGLVIVLLVYNTEVKYALDLVVDELKRVITPKKA, from the coding sequence ATGTCAAAGGAACGAGAATTTATTAAATCATTTTTTCAGTTTTCTATAGGGCAATGGATTGCTGCCCTAATTTCTTTTGTCACTACCCCTATAACTACCTGGCTCATCATTCCTGAAGAGTTTGGTAAAGCCTCTATGTTTACATTAGCCTTTAATTTGTTTTTAAACATCTCTCTCCTTGGTACTGATCAAAGTTTTGTAAGGATGTTCTATGAGAAAAAAGAAGAAGATAGACGAAACCTGCTTTGGGACTCTTTGATGCCAAGTCTGTCTGTAGGATTGATTGTATTTGTTATAATTGGATTGTTTTGGAAGGAGTTATCTTTCGTTCTTTTTGAAGATTCTAATCATTTTTTATCTATCTTCTTACTGGGGCTTACCATTTTAATTGCGATCATAGAACGATTTGCCACATTGGTTGTTAGAATGAAACAAAGAGGGATAGCCTTTTCTGCTTTAAGAGTTGTAAATGGAGCATCAAATGCCGCTTTTACAATTTTATATGTATTACTTGTTTCAAGAACTTTTTATGCCATTATTGTGGGCTTGTTTCTTTCTCATATAGTTTCTGCCACATTAGCTATATTTCTTGAAAGAGATTTGTGGTTTGGTAAGTTTAAAGTTAACTTTGATTCAGTCAAAGAAATTATCAAGTATGGACTCCCGTTTGTTCCTACATTTTTAATAATATGGATTTTTCAATCTTTTGATAAATTAGCTTTAAGAAACTATGCAACTTTTACTGAGATTGGCTTATATTCTGCTGCCTTTAAGGTTGTTTCTGTTATGAGTTTGATTCAAGTGGGATTTTCTAATTTTTGGACACCTGTTTCTTACGAGAGTTATGAAAATAATCCTGAAAGTACAAGTCTTTTTGAAAAGGTGTCTTTGTTTATTTCTGCTGCTATGTTTGTTGTGGGAATGCTAATTATTGTGTTTAAAGATGTAATATTTTTACTTTTAGAAAGCAGTTACAGACAAGCAGCTGGAATTAGTGCTTTTCTTCTTTTAATACCTATCATGAACACTACATCGCAAGTTACAGGGGTTGGAATTGGCTTTAAAAAGAAGACATATTGGCATATGATAATATCTGCGGTACCTACTGTTGCTAACGTTATTGGAAATACCTTGTTAGTTCCACAATATGGAGCAAAAGGCGCAGCGTTTACAACAGGTTTATCTTATATCCTTTATTTTTGTATGAGAACGTTTATATCAAAGAATTTGTATCCAGTTAATTATCATCTGGGTAAATTCTTCATAGCTACGGTTGTTTTTGTTATAGTAGCGTTTATAAACACATTTATAGGAAATCTTGTTTGGCAGGTTCTTTCTGCAGTAGTTGGACTTGTTATTGTATTGTTGGTCTATAACACTGAAGTAAAATATGCCCTTGACTTGGTTGTTGATGAATTAAAGAGAGTAATTACTCCAAAAAAAGCTTGA
- the rfbB gene encoding dTDP-glucose 4,6-dehydratase, which produces MTILVTGVAGFIGSNFVYYYLRKYKDRKIIGLDKLTYAGNLDNLSKLTQDEKKRFVFIKGDINDRKLLEELYSKYEIDGVINFAAESHVDRSIHDPGIFLKTNVLGTQTLLHVFKEHYDEKKKQKFLQISTDEVYGALGPTGYFTEETPLNPHSPYSASKASSDLIVKAYHDTYGLNINITRCSNNYGPYQFPEKLIPLMIYNALNHKELPVYGDGKHVRDWLYVEDHCKAIDLVFETGRSGEVYNIGGHNEKENIEIVKLIITYLQEKTKDKTINEGLIKHVKDRLGHDRRYAIDPTKIKNELGWEPETRFEDGIKKTIDWYLDNQEWMKKVITGEYLDFYEKNYVFE; this is translated from the coding sequence ATGACAATCTTAGTAACAGGTGTAGCAGGTTTTATTGGAAGTAACTTTGTGTATTACTACCTAAGAAAATACAAAGACAGAAAGATAATAGGATTAGATAAATTAACTTATGCAGGTAATTTAGATAATTTATCTAAATTAACTCAAGACGAAAAAAAACGGTTTGTTTTCATAAAAGGCGATATAAACGATAGAAAATTGTTAGAAGAACTATATTCAAAATATGAAATAGATGGAGTAATTAACTTTGCAGCAGAAAGTCATGTAGACAGATCAATACATGATCCCGGTATATTTCTAAAAACAAACGTCTTAGGAACACAAACACTGCTACATGTATTTAAAGAACATTACGATGAAAAAAAGAAACAAAAGTTCTTACAAATATCTACAGACGAAGTATATGGAGCATTAGGACCAACAGGATACTTCACAGAAGAAACCCCACTGAATCCACACAGCCCCTACTCAGCAAGTAAAGCAAGCAGTGATTTAATAGTGAAAGCCTACCATGACACCTATGGGTTGAATATAAACATAACAAGATGTTCGAACAACTATGGACCATACCAATTTCCAGAAAAACTTATTCCTTTGATGATATACAATGCTTTGAATCACAAAGAACTACCAGTCTACGGAGATGGGAAACATGTAAGAGACTGGTTGTATGTAGAAGATCATTGTAAGGCAATAGACTTAGTGTTTGAAACAGGAAGAAGTGGAGAGGTATACAACATAGGGGGACACAACGAAAAAGAAAACATAGAGATAGTGAAGTTAATAATAACGTATCTTCAAGAAAAAACAAAAGATAAGACAATAAACGAAGGATTAATAAAACATGTGAAAGACAGACTTGGACATGATAGACGATACGCAATAGATCCAACAAAGATAAAAAACGAATTAGGCTGGGAACCAGAAACAAGATTTGAAGACGGTATCAAAAAAACGATAGACTGGTACTTAGACAACCAAGAATGGATGAAAAAAGTTATAACAGGAGAGTATTTAGATTTTTATGAGAAAAATTATGTTTTTGAGTAG
- a CDS encoding NAD(P)-dependent oxidoreductase, whose protein sequence is MKIAITGATGFIGSYLIEGLKEKYELIGITRDASKCISKSEVNYKISDYSKESLMDALYDCDAVVHLAAIRPLKGQESGYLIYNKNVELTSNIFESCRNVGISNIVFASSISVYNPRCNNIPFKTSDKIEYTLNLYGLSKYFCEKLALYYNHYYGMDIKSLRVAQVLGVGEKEGVMVTEFIKRSMNKEPLTVYGEGKGKRHYVYVKDIVSAVEKALINQSEEKIFNIAMENNISHREFAELVNLVFDNINNIVFAKELKEDTDEYLMDITHTKKYLNWFPSYDMYLALLDMRKILENEMGYDL, encoded by the coding sequence GTGAAAATAGCTATAACAGGTGCTACAGGGTTTATTGGGAGTTATTTGATAGAAGGATTAAAAGAAAAATACGAACTGATAGGTATTACAAGGGATGCCAGTAAATGTATATCAAAAAGCGAAGTAAATTACAAGATCAGCGACTATTCAAAAGAATCGTTAATGGATGCATTGTATGATTGTGATGCAGTTGTCCATCTTGCAGCGATTAGGCCTCTAAAAGGTCAAGAAAGTGGCTATTTAATATATAACAAGAATGTTGAATTAACCTCAAATATCTTCGAGAGTTGTAGAAATGTTGGGATTAGTAACATAGTATTTGCTTCATCGATAAGTGTATATAATCCACGTTGTAATAACATTCCTTTTAAAACAAGTGACAAAATTGAGTATACACTAAATTTGTATGGATTATCCAAGTATTTTTGTGAAAAGTTAGCTTTGTACTATAATCACTATTATGGAATGGATATCAAGTCTTTAAGAGTAGCACAAGTCTTAGGTGTTGGAGAGAAAGAAGGGGTTATGGTTACAGAGTTTATCAAAAGATCAATGAACAAGGAACCTTTGACAGTGTATGGTGAAGGGAAAGGAAAACGGCACTATGTTTATGTAAAAGATATAGTTAGTGCAGTTGAAAAGGCTCTAATAAATCAGTCAGAAGAAAAGATTTTTAATATAGCTATGGAAAATAATATTTCACACAGAGAATTTGCAGAACTTGTAAATCTTGTGTTTGATAATATAAATAATATAGTTTTTGCAAAAGAGTTGAAAGAAGATACAGATGAATATCTTATGGATATTACTCATACAAAAAAATATTTGAATTGGTTTCCTAGTTATGATATGTATCTTGCCTTGTTAGATATGAGAAAAATCTTGGAAAATGAAATGGGGTATGATTTATGA
- a CDS encoding ATP-grasp domain-containing protein — MNTKKKILILGVGSAQFDLVVECKCRGLEVHGCSNRKEGSALAFVDKFVLIDIKDVESVMNYVQEMNIDYVYSIGSDIALPTISYVNEKLNLPNFVSYETTVICHNKSRLREALGKYFEGNIPFVVGSSFEDFKHWNIFPAIMKPVDSQGQRGVLKVNNFSEIIEYFEKSSRYSQSKKVIVEKYIPSDEISVNAYVVNGEVKFKIVSDRIVFDEYPGGLVKEHRMPSKYYKKQGVIDRIEKLVVNTINVLRIKNGPVYFQIKIDNDMPYLIEVTPRLDGCHMWRLISESTGVNLLKITVDHLMGEKITDDVFEVRTIKPKVLKFICMPPNSVFNTSEYDNKNVFWYYKNNEVVKEINGYFEKIGYYIESSE; from the coding sequence ATGAATACTAAAAAAAAGATATTAATTTTAGGGGTGGGAAGTGCTCAATTTGATCTCGTTGTTGAATGTAAATGTAGAGGATTAGAGGTGCACGGATGTTCAAATAGAAAAGAAGGCAGTGCTCTTGCATTTGTAGATAAGTTTGTTTTGATAGATATAAAAGATGTTGAATCGGTTATGAACTACGTACAAGAGATGAATATCGATTATGTTTATTCTATTGGATCTGATATAGCTTTACCAACCATTAGCTATGTAAATGAAAAGTTAAATTTACCTAACTTTGTTTCGTATGAAACAACTGTTATCTGTCATAATAAGAGTAGATTGAGAGAAGCGTTAGGAAAATATTTTGAGGGGAACATCCCGTTTGTTGTGGGATCAAGTTTTGAAGATTTTAAACATTGGAATATATTCCCAGCTATTATGAAACCTGTTGATAGTCAAGGCCAACGTGGTGTATTGAAAGTTAATAACTTTTCAGAAATAATAGAATATTTTGAGAAATCGTCCAGGTACTCTCAAAGCAAGAAGGTTATCGTAGAGAAATATATTCCATCTGACGAGATTTCGGTTAACGCATATGTTGTAAATGGAGAGGTTAAGTTCAAGATTGTTTCAGATAGAATCGTTTTTGATGAATACCCTGGAGGATTGGTAAAGGAACATAGAATGCCTAGTAAATATTATAAAAAGCAAGGGGTTATTGATCGAATAGAAAAATTAGTTGTAAATACAATAAATGTATTAAGAATCAAAAATGGTCCAGTTTATTTTCAAATAAAAATAGACAATGATATGCCTTATTTGATAGAAGTAACTCCGAGGTTAGATGGATGTCATATGTGGAGACTAATATCTGAAAGTACAGGGGTAAACTTACTTAAAATTACAGTTGATCATTTAATGGGCGAGAAGATAACCGATGATGTTTTTGAAGTCAGAACAATTAAGCCAAAGGTTCTGAAATTCATATGTATGCCTCCTAATAGCGTTTTTAATACTTCAGAGTATGATAATAAAAATGTTTTTTGGTATTACAAAAACAACGAGGTTGTTAAGGAGATAAATGGATATTTTGAAAAGATTGGTTATTACATAGAAAGCAGTGAATAA
- the rffA gene encoding dTDP-4-amino-4,6-dideoxygalactose transaminase: protein MIPFNRQNLFGKELEYIKDAYNSGKVSGDGKYTKMCSKFMEEIFNSKKILLTTSCTHALELAALLADIKEGDEVILPSYTFVSTANAFVLRGAKIVYCDIREDNLNIDENKIEGLITEKTKAISPVHYAGVACEMDTIMHIAKKYNLIVVEDAAQAVDAKYKDKYLGTIGNFGCYSFHETKNFSSGEGGAISINDEKYIKRAEIIREKGTNRSQFFRGEVDKYTWVDIGSSYLPSDINAAVLYNQFENMENINNKRKEIYNTYYNGLKDLQDQNKLRLPIINDYAKSNYHLFYILLNREEERNGLMDYLKANGILSVFHYIPLHESPYSMKKFGSFSLPVTENLSRRLLRLPMYYSLKLEEVNYIVEKIHSYILSV from the coding sequence ATGATCCCTTTCAACAGGCAAAATTTGTTTGGTAAAGAATTAGAGTATATCAAAGATGCATATAATAGTGGAAAGGTATCAGGAGATGGAAAATACACAAAAATGTGTTCTAAATTTATGGAAGAAATATTTAACTCAAAGAAGATATTGCTAACTACATCTTGTACACATGCCTTAGAACTAGCTGCTCTTTTAGCAGATATAAAAGAAGGGGACGAAGTTATTTTACCCTCATATACGTTTGTATCTACTGCAAACGCCTTTGTATTAAGAGGGGCAAAGATAGTGTACTGTGATATTAGAGAAGACAATCTTAACATCGATGAGAATAAGATAGAAGGGTTGATAACTGAGAAAACAAAGGCAATTTCTCCCGTTCATTATGCTGGCGTTGCATGTGAAATGGATACGATAATGCATATCGCAAAAAAGTACAATTTGATTGTGGTTGAAGACGCAGCCCAGGCTGTTGATGCAAAGTACAAAGACAAATATTTAGGAACAATTGGAAATTTTGGTTGTTATAGTTTTCATGAAACTAAAAATTTCTCATCTGGTGAAGGTGGTGCAATATCTATTAACGATGAGAAATACATAAAAAGGGCAGAAATAATCAGGGAGAAAGGGACAAACAGGAGTCAGTTTTTTCGTGGTGAAGTTGACAAATATACATGGGTTGACATTGGCTCTAGTTATCTACCTTCAGACATAAATGCGGCTGTATTGTACAATCAATTTGAAAACATGGAAAATATTAACAATAAGCGAAAAGAGATATATAACACATATTATAACGGTCTGAAAGACTTACAGGATCAAAACAAATTGAGACTACCTATAATCAACGATTATGCTAAATCGAACTACCATTTATTCTATATCTTATTGAACAGAGAAGAAGAAAGAAATGGTTTGATGGATTACTTAAAAGCTAATGGAATACTCAGTGTGTTTCATTACATACCGTTGCATGAATCACCATATTCGATGAAAAAATTTGGAAGTTTCAGCTTGCCCGTAACAGAAAATCTTAGCAGAAGATTACTGAGACTACCGATGTATTATAGTTTGAAATTAGAAGAAGTTAACTATATCGTTGAGAAGATACATAGCTATATATTATCTGTTTAA